GTTTAAGAAATAAAAATACTTTAACAATATGGGAAGCTCAATTTGGAGATTTTTCTAATTCAGCTCAAATAGTTATTGATCAATTTATTAGTTCTGGAAAAGAAAAATGGAATCAAAATTCTAGAATAGTTTTATTTTTACCACACGGTCATGAAGGTCAAGGTCCAGAACATTCTTCTGCTAGAATTGAAAGATATTTACAATTATGTTCAAAAAAAAATATGAAATTATGTATACCGACCACCGCTTCTCAAATTTTTCATTTATTATGTAAGCATGCATTAAATAAAATTTCTTCTCCTTTAATTATTTTTACTCCAAAATCTTTTTTAAGAAATCCTTTATCTAGATCTTCATTTAATGAAATATATTCAGGAAAATTTAAAAAAATTATTATTGATAAAAATATTTTTGAAAAAAAAAATATTACAAAAATTATTTTTTGTTCAGGAAAAATATATTATGAATTATTAGAACATCAAAAAAAAATAAATATTAAAAATTTATTATTAATTAGGATAGAGCAATTATATCCTTTTCCAAAAAATACAGTATTAAAAATTATTTTAAAGAATATAAATATAAAAAATATTTTTTGGTGTCAAGAAGAACCAATAAATCAAGGTCCATGGAATTATATTAAAAATATTTTTGATAAAATTTTATTTAAAAAATTATCAATAAAATATGTTGGAAGATCTAAATCTTCATCTTCAGCTACAGGAAATATTCATATTCATAGACAGGATCAATTAAAAATTATTAAAGAAGTATTTCAAAAAATAGCAAAAAAAGAGAAAATTTAAAATGGAAAAAAAATTACAAATTTTAGTGCCTGAGCTTCCTGAATCTGTTCATCATGCAAAAATTATTAAATGGCATAAAAAAATTGGAGATTTTGTAAAAAGAGATGATGTATTAGTAGATCTAGAAACAGATAAAATTATAATAGAAGTTCCTGCAGCGAATTCTGGAGAATTAGTTTTTATTAATAAAAATTCTGGAGATTTAGTAAAAGCAAATGATTTATTATGTTATATCAAAAAAAAAACAATTAATTTTGAAGAAACGTTTGAAATAAATAAAAATTTGTCTCCTTCTCTTAGACGAACTTTAAAATTATCTAAAAAAAATAAAAATTCTGATATTCAAGAAAATAAAATAAATAATAAAACATTAAATGAGATTAAAACTTATAAAATAAATAAAAATAAAATTAATAATAATTTTTTATCAAATGATAAATTAAAAATAAAAAAAATTACTGATATATCTACTTTTAGAAAAAAAATTTCTGAAAAACTTGTAAAATCTAAAAATGAAACAGCTATGTTAACAACTTTTAATGAAGTTAATATGGAATCAATAATTAAAATTAGAAAAAATTTTGGAGATTCTTTTAAAAAAAAACATAATATAAAACTTGGATTAATGTCTTTTTTTGTAAAAGCTGTATATATTTCATTAAAAGATTACCCGCAAATTAATGCTTCTATTAATGAAAATAAAATAATTTTTTATGATAGTTTTAATATTAATATTGCTATTTCTACTGATCGAGGATTAGTAGCTCCAGTTTTATTTGATGTAAATAAAATGAGTATGGCAGATATTGAAAAAAAAATACATTTTTATTCTACTCAAGGTAGAAATGGAAAACTTACAATGAATGATTTAAATGGAGGTACTTTTACTATAACAAATGGAGGGGTATTTGGATCTTTATTTTCTACACCTATTATTAATTCTCCTCAAACAGCTATATTAGGTACTCATGTAATTAAAAATAGAACAATAGTGACTGAAGAAAAAAAAATAAAAATTGCTCCAATGATGTATATTTCATTATCTTACGATCATAGATTAATTGATGGAAAAGATTCAGTTGGTTTTTTAATGAAAATAAAAAATACTTTAGAAAATTTTTTTTGTGTAACTTTAGATATTTAACATTTTTTCTAACATTTTTTTTTCATGGATATTAATATTTAGATGTAGTAAAATATTTTTTATTAGTTACTATTTTTTTTTATAGATTCTTTATTCTTAAACTAATATAATTTTTTGCAATAGATTTTAAAAAGAATTATATTAGTATTATAAAAAATATAAAAAAAATAATAAATTTTAATTTTATTTATTTAAAAAAAAAGGAAATTCTTAATGACATCTAAAATAGTCTTTTTAAGACATGGAGAAAGTCAATGGAATGAATTAAATAAATTTACTGGATGGAATGATATTTTTTTAACTAAAAAAGGAGTTAAAGAAGCAAAAAAAGCCGGAAAAATCTTAAAAAAAAATAATATAAATTTTGATATAGCTTATACATCTGTATTAACACGAGCTATTCATACTCTTTGGAAAATATTAAAAAAAATTAAACAACCATGGATACAAGTAAAAAAAACTTGGAGATTAAATGAACGACATTATGGAGCGTTACAGGGTTTAAATAAAGAAGAAATTATACCATTTTATGGAAAAAAAAAAGTTTCAGATTGGAGAAGAAGTTTTTGTTCTATACCTCCAAAAATGAATACAGTAAATGATAAATTTTCTGGTTATGATTCTAGATATTCTTCAATGAAAAAAAATAATGTACCATTAGGAGAAAGCTTAGAATTAACTTTGAATAGAGTTCTTCCTTATTGGAATAATGTTATTTTACCTCAAATAAAAAAAAATAAAAACATTATTATTGTTGCTCATGGAAATTCTTTACGAGCTTTAATAAAATTTTTAGATAAAATAAATGAAAAAGATATTCCAGATTTAGATATACCTACAGGGAAACCTATAATATATAAGTTTGATAAAAAATTTAATCCTATAGGATATTATTTTTTATAGGTTATAAAAAAATTTTTTTATACTTATATTTAAAATTTATAAATATTGTTTAAAAATAAAAATTAATATTAATAGAAAATTAATATAATAAAGGAGAGTTATAATATGATTAAAAAAATAGCAGTTCTTACTAGTGGAGGAGATTCTCCAGGAATGAATGCTGCTATTAAAAGCATAGTTCAAATATCTGTTAAAAATAAAATAAAAGTTTCGGGAATTTTAGATGGTTATTTAGGGCTTTGTAAAAATAATATAATAGAATTAAATGAAAGCAATGTTTCTAATATTATTAATCAAGGCGGAACAATTCTTCGCACAGCTCGTTATAAAAATTTTTGCAAAAAAAAAGAAGTAAAAATAGCCATAAAAAATATGAAAAAAAATAATATTGATGCTTTAATAGTTATTGGAGGTAATGGAACGTATATTGGAGCTTATAAAATACATAAAATGGGTTTTCCATGTATAGGAATTCCTGGAACAATAGATAATGATGTTTCTGGAACAGATTATACAATTGGTTATAGTACAGCTTTAGAAACTATTGTTCAATCTATAGATAAATTAAAAGATACAACATGTTCTCATCAAAGAATTTCAATTGTTGAAATAATGGGAAGAAAATGTGGAGATTTAACAATTTCTTCTTCTATTGCTTGTAGTTGTGAATTTTTTATTATTCCTGAAATGTTATATGATGAAAAAAAATTAATATATAATATTCAAAACAGCATTAAAAAAGGAAAAACACATTTAATAATTGTTATTACAGAAAAAATTTGTGATGTAAGAAAATTAGCTGAAAAAATAGAATTGAAAACAAAAAAAGAAACTAGAGCTACAATTCTTGGACATATCCAAAGAGGAGGAGCTCCAGTAGCATTTGATAGAATTCTAGCTTCTAGAATGGGATTTTATTCAGTTCAACTTTTATTAAATAACAAATTTGGAAAATGCATTGGAATAAAAAATAATAAAATTATTGATAATAATTTTAGTTATGCTTTAAAATTTTTTAAAAAAAAATCTATAAAAGAACTAATAACTAATAATTTATATAAATTATAATTTTTTTAATTTTATGAAGATGTTTTTTTTTTATTAAAATTAGAAGAAATTTGAATTATTTTTTTAAAATTTTTAAAATTTAACGATCCTGATCCAATTAAAACTCCATCAACATATTTTTCATTAATTATATTTTTAATATTTTCAGGAGATACAGATCCTCCATATTGCATATATAATTTAATATTATTAAAGCTATTTTTAATAATATATTTTTTTATCATTTTAAGAATTTTGTTAATTAAATTTGGAGTTGCTGTTTTTCCGCTACCAATAGCCCATATTGGTTCATATGCGACAATGGTTTTATTAAAAGCAAATTTTCCACATTTTAAAAATATTTCATCAATTTGTTTTTTTAAAATTTTTTCTGTTAGTTCTAATTTTTTTTCTTCTTTTGTTTCTCCAATACATAATATTGGAATAAGGTTATTTTTTTTAACAGAATGAAATTTTTTTGCTATTAATTTATTACTTTCAAAATGATTTTTTCTTCTTTCAGAATGACCTAATATTACATATTTTACTCCAATATCATTTAACATTCTTGAAGATATTTCTCCAGTAAAAGCACCTTCATTATGATAATCAATATTTTGAGATGAAAAAAATATATTTTTTTCATTTATAAGTTTTTTCATATACTCAATATATATAATTGGAGGAGCTATAATAATTGTATTTTTTTTTAAATAATTTTTTAAATTTAAATTGAAATATTTTGAAAATTCTTGTACAAAAGTTTTATTTCCATATAATTTCCAATTTGCTACAATAATAGGTTTTATCATAATTTCCTCTTTTTTTTAATATTTATTAAATAAATTTTGTTTAAAATTATTTAATTTATAGTATTTAAAAGTATAATATTTAACTTTTACGTACTATAAATTTTTATTTATATGAAAAAATTATTAAAAATTACTCAGGATTTTTAACATCAGTAAAAGCATCAATTATAGTATGAGAAAAGTTTTCTGAATCACTTGATTTTTTTTTTTTATTAGAAACAATTTCTGAATCACTTGATTTTTTTTTTTTATTAGAAACAATTTCTAAATCACTTGATTTTTTTTTTTTATTAGAAACAATTTCTAAATCACTTGATTTTTTTTTTTTATTAGAAACAATTTCTAAATCACTTGATTTTTTTTTTTTATTTATTAATTCATAAGATAGAAATATTATTCTTTTTTTACGATCTATACTGTTAATAATAAATTTTGATTTTTCTTGATTTTTTAATTGATTTTTTTGAACTTCAATATCTTCGTTTTTCATATTTAAAAAATGAAGAATACCAGTAATATTTTTTTTAAGGGACACAACAATTTTATCTTTTATATTAAAAGATTTAATTTTTCCAAATACAATGGATCCTTTTTTATTTTTTTTAATATATTTATAAAATGGATCTTCTTTAATATGTTTAATACCCAATGAAATTCTTTCTCTATCGGAATCAACTTGTAAAACTATAGCTAAAATTTTATCTCCTTTTTTAAAATTTTTTACTGCTTGTTCTCCAGGAATTTTCCAATCTATATCAGATAAATGAACTAATCCATCAATTCCTCCTTCTAATCCCACAAAAATTCCAAAATCTGTAATAGATTTAATTGTTCCATTTACTTTAGTTCCTTTTTTATTTATTTTTTCAAATTCTTTCCATGGGTTTTTAGTACATTGTTTTAATCCTAATGAAATTCTTCTTCTTTCTTCATCAATATCTAAAACCATAACTTCTATAATTTCGTTTAATTTTACTACTTTTGAAGGATGAATATTTTTATTTGTCCAATTCATTTCAGATATATGAACTAAGCCTTCAATTCCTTCTTCAATTTCTACAAAACATCCATAATCTGTTAAATTTGTAATTTTTCCAGTAATTTTAGATTTTTCTGGATATCGAATAGAAATATTGTTCCAAGGATCTTCTCCTAATTGTTTTAATCCTAAAGAAACTCTTGTTTTTTCTGTATCAAATTTAAGTATTTTAACTAAAATTTCTTCTCCAATATTTACTATTTCATTTGGATGTTTTACTCTTTTCCATGCCATATCAGTAATATGTAATAATCCATCTACACCACCTAAATCAATAAAAGCTCCATAATCTGTTAAATTTTTTACTATTCCTTTAATTTTCATTCCTTCTTTAATGCTTTTTAAAAGTAATTCGCGTTCTTCACTATTTTCAGATTCTATAACTGCTCTTCTTGAGACAACTACATTATTTCTCTTTTGATCTAGTTTTATTACTTTAAATATTAATTTTTTTCCTTCAAGATGCGAAGTTTCTCGAATTGGTCTAATATCAACTAAAGATCCTGGTAAAAAAGCTCGAATATTTTTTAATTCAACTGTAAAACCTCCTTTTACTTTTCCATTAATTATTCCTTCTATATTTTTTGAATTTTTATGAGCTTTTTCTAAAATTAACCAAGATTGATGTCTTTTAGCTTTTTCTCGAGACAATATTGTTTCTCCAAATCCATTTTCTACTGTATCAAGAGCTAATTTTATTTTATCGCCAACTTTAATTTCTATATTTCCTTTAGAATCTATAAATTGTTCAATAGGAATAATAGATTCTGATTTTAGTCCTGAATCAACTATAACAATTTCTTTTTCTATTGTAAGAACAGTTCCTGTAATTATTGATCCAATTTTTGTTTGAGTAGATTCTAATGATTTATTAAACAATTGTTCAAATGATTCTTTCATAATATTTTTTACTTTTTTAAAAATTTTTTAAACTTAGTTAACATCTGTGTTAAAAAAGTTTGTTAATTGTCCTTTTGACTATTCCGTGTTCAGGTTTTATTGTTTATATTTTTTAATTTTTTATAAATATATTTCAACATAATTTGTAAAGTATTTTTAAAGTTCATATTAGTTGAATCAATAATTATAGCATTTTTATCAGGTTTTAAAGGACAAATTATTCTATTTTTATCTCTATTATCACGTTCTTTCATTTTTTTAAGTAAAAAATTAAAATTTATATTAAATCCATTTGATTTTAATTCTAAACAACGTCTTTTAGCCCGTTCTTTAATTTTTGTAATTAAAAAAATTTTTATTAATGCATCTGAAAAAACTTTAGTTCCCATGTCTCGTCCATTAGTCACTAGTCCTGGAAATTTTCTAAATTTTCTTTGTTTATATAATAACCATTTTCGAATATAAGGAAAAATAGCTATTTTAGAAGAAATTATAGAATTTTTTTCTGAGCATAATTTTTTAGATATATCTTTATTTTCAAATATTACTTTAATTTTGTTATTAATATATTTAAAATTAAATTTTATATTTTTTAATATAGGAATAATTTTTTTTTCTTTTAATGGAATATTAAATTTTGTAATATAATATGCAATAGTTCTATATAAATATCCAGATTCAAGAAAATTCCATTTTAATTTATTAGATA
The window above is part of the Buchnera aphidicola (Periphyllus testudinaceus) genome. Proteins encoded here:
- the rpsA gene encoding 30S ribosomal protein S1, with the translated sequence MKESFEQLFNKSLESTQTKIGSIITGTVLTIEKEIVIVDSGLKSESIIPIEQFIDSKGNIEIKVGDKIKLALDTVENGFGETILSREKAKRHQSWLILEKAHKNSKNIEGIINGKVKGGFTVELKNIRAFLPGSLVDIRPIRETSHLEGKKLIFKVIKLDQKRNNVVVSRRAVIESENSEERELLLKSIKEGMKIKGIVKNLTDYGAFIDLGGVDGLLHITDMAWKRVKHPNEIVNIGEEILVKILKFDTEKTRVSLGLKQLGEDPWNNISIRYPEKSKITGKITNLTDYGCFVEIEEGIEGLVHISEMNWTNKNIHPSKVVKLNEIIEVMVLDIDEERRRISLGLKQCTKNPWKEFEKINKKGTKVNGTIKSITDFGIFVGLEGGIDGLVHLSDIDWKIPGEQAVKNFKKGDKILAIVLQVDSDRERISLGIKHIKEDPFYKYIKKNKKGSIVFGKIKSFNIKDKIVVSLKKNITGILHFLNMKNEDIEVQKNQLKNQEKSKFIINSIDRKKRIIFLSYELINKKKKSSDLEIVSNKKKKSSDLEIVSNKKKKSSDLEIVSNKKKKSSDSEIVSNKKKKSSDSENFSHTIIDAFTDVKNPE
- the cmk gene encoding (d)CMP kinase — protein: MKKKIPVITIDGPSGVGKSTLSYAISNKLKWNFLESGYLYRTIAYYITKFNIPLKEKKIIPILKNIKFNFKYINNKIKVIFENKDISKKLCSEKNSIISSKIAIFPYIRKWLLYKQRKFRKFPGLVTNGRDMGTKVFSDALIKIFLITKIKERAKRRCLELKSNGFNINFNFLLKKMKERDNRDKNRIICPLKPDKNAIIIDSTNMNFKNTLQIMLKYIYKKLKNINNKT
- the sucB gene encoding dihydrolipoyllysine-residue succinyltransferase, encoding MEKKLQILVPELPESVHHAKIIKWHKKIGDFVKRDDVLVDLETDKIIIEVPAANSGELVFINKNSGDLVKANDLLCYIKKKTINFEETFEINKNLSPSLRRTLKLSKKNKNSDIQENKINNKTLNEIKTYKINKNKINNNFLSNDKLKIKKITDISTFRKKISEKLVKSKNETAMLTTFNEVNMESIIKIRKNFGDSFKKKHNIKLGLMSFFVKAVYISLKDYPQINASINENKIIFYDSFNINIAISTDRGLVAPVLFDVNKMSMADIEKKIHFYSTQGRNGKLTMNDLNGGTFTITNGGVFGSLFSTPIINSPQTAILGTHVIKNRTIVTEEKKIKIAPMMYISLSYDHRLIDGKDSVGFLMKIKNTLENFFCVTLDI
- the gpmA gene encoding 2,3-diphosphoglycerate-dependent phosphoglycerate mutase, producing the protein MTSKIVFLRHGESQWNELNKFTGWNDIFLTKKGVKEAKKAGKILKKNNINFDIAYTSVLTRAIHTLWKILKKIKQPWIQVKKTWRLNERHYGALQGLNKEEIIPFYGKKKVSDWRRSFCSIPPKMNTVNDKFSGYDSRYSSMKKNNVPLGESLELTLNRVLPYWNNVILPQIKKNKNIIIVAHGNSLRALIKFLDKINEKDIPDLDIPTGKPIIYKFDKKFNPIGYYFL
- the pfkA gene encoding 6-phosphofructokinase — encoded protein: MIKKIAVLTSGGDSPGMNAAIKSIVQISVKNKIKVSGILDGYLGLCKNNIIELNESNVSNIINQGGTILRTARYKNFCKKKEVKIAIKNMKKNNIDALIVIGGNGTYIGAYKIHKMGFPCIGIPGTIDNDVSGTDYTIGYSTALETIVQSIDKLKDTTCSHQRISIVEIMGRKCGDLTISSSIACSCEFFIIPEMLYDEKKLIYNIQNSIKKGKTHLIIVITEKICDVRKLAEKIELKTKKETRATILGHIQRGGAPVAFDRILASRMGFYSVQLLLNNKFGKCIGIKNNKIIDNNFSYALKFFKKKSIKELITNNLYKL
- the tpiA gene encoding triose-phosphate isomerase; protein product: MIKPIIVANWKLYGNKTFVQEFSKYFNLNLKNYLKKNTIIIAPPIIYIEYMKKLINEKNIFFSSQNIDYHNEGAFTGEISSRMLNDIGVKYVILGHSERRKNHFESNKLIAKKFHSVKKNNLIPILCIGETKEEKKLELTEKILKKQIDEIFLKCGKFAFNKTIVAYEPIWAIGSGKTATPNLINKILKMIKKYIIKNSFNNIKLYMQYGGSVSPENIKNIINEKYVDGVLIGSGSLNFKNFKKIIQISSNFNKKKTSS